Proteins encoded within one genomic window of Methanobacterium sp.:
- a CDS encoding flippase, giving the protein MSSKIMRSSAIMLIGAFVFRIGGYLYRFTTAFLLGPVGFGILNLAIPLQGILITIASGGMPPAIAKYVSEYSAKDDQVMVKQVIHTSMKLVIILGLIFSVAIFLLAEPLAIGLFHKPEAVLPFQMVALITPFSVLVGAFRGTFQGVFQMGNIVITKAFEQVFMIISAIILILLGFYVAGAIIGTAIGFVFSAMAGYYLYKRGIGKKLKNINLTFTTKEELALAKVLLIFAFPVVITGLAELALFDFVGNFVVGIYMASQYIGYYGAATPIARLPLIISMAVATAVLPATAEAIGLENKDLLKNYVNQSYRYVALLVLPMSLGTMIFAAPIMKLLYILPAYMNGASALQILAAGMLFFTIYTVSSSIAQGLGKPYLPMIILGFGSLFDVALSLYLVPIYGINGAAIATTITAFVIMVSIVWKTLQIADVKLEFMDFGRILVATGIMGTILLLIPHSLLIISIPYNYMVFFLVILLAAIVYLIALILVGGLKNSDIRALHKLSYKAGPLKPTVDKLVSLLERFAR; this is encoded by the coding sequence ATGAGTTCCAAAATCATGCGAAGTAGCGCAATAATGTTGATAGGGGCATTCGTATTTCGTATTGGGGGATATCTTTACAGGTTCACCACTGCATTTCTTCTTGGCCCTGTTGGTTTTGGTATTCTAAACTTAGCCATACCATTGCAAGGTATACTAATAACTATAGCTTCTGGGGGAATGCCCCCCGCCATAGCAAAATATGTTTCTGAATATTCGGCTAAAGATGATCAAGTTATGGTAAAACAAGTTATTCACACTTCTATGAAGTTAGTAATCATTTTGGGACTAATTTTCAGTGTGGCTATTTTCCTTTTGGCTGAACCACTGGCAATTGGATTATTCCACAAACCTGAGGCTGTTCTTCCTTTCCAAATGGTAGCTTTAATAACTCCTTTTAGTGTACTGGTTGGGGCGTTCAGAGGTACATTTCAGGGTGTTTTCCAGATGGGAAATATTGTCATCACCAAGGCATTTGAACAAGTTTTCATGATCATCAGTGCAATTATTTTAATTCTATTGGGTTTTTATGTGGCTGGTGCCATAATTGGAACTGCAATTGGCTTTGTATTTTCTGCCATGGCTGGATATTATTTATATAAAAGAGGAATTGGTAAAAAACTTAAAAATATCAATTTAACTTTCACAACTAAGGAAGAATTAGCCCTGGCAAAGGTACTTCTAATATTTGCCTTTCCAGTAGTAATAACCGGACTTGCTGAACTTGCCCTATTCGACTTTGTTGGAAATTTCGTTGTTGGAATTTATATGGCTAGCCAATACATCGGATATTATGGTGCTGCCACTCCAATTGCCCGCCTCCCTCTTATTATTTCAATGGCAGTAGCTACTGCAGTTTTACCTGCTACTGCAGAAGCAATTGGGTTAGAAAATAAAGATCTTCTCAAAAATTATGTAAATCAGTCTTATCGATATGTTGCCCTTCTGGTTCTTCCAATGTCTCTGGGAACAATGATATTTGCAGCACCTATAATGAAATTACTCTACATTTTACCGGCTTATATGAATGGAGCCTCAGCATTACAGATACTTGCAGCTGGAATGCTGTTTTTCACTATTTATACTGTTTCCTCCAGTATAGCTCAGGGATTAGGGAAGCCATACCTTCCAATGATTATTTTAGGTTTCGGTTCATTGTTTGACGTAGCACTAAGTTTATATTTGGTTCCTATTTATGGAATTAATGGTGCAGCGATTGCAACCACTATCACTGCATTTGTTATTATGGTGAGCATAGTTTGGAAGACACTTCAGATTGCCGATGTGAAATTGGAGTTCATGGATTTTGGCAGGATTTTAGTGGCAACTGGAATTATGGGAACCATATTATTGCTAATACCTCATAGTCTTTTAATAATTTCTATTCCATATAACTACATGGTTTTCTTTTTAGTAATATTATTAGCAGCTATTGTTTATTTGATAGCCCTTATACTTGTTGGAGGACTTAAAAATAGTGATATACGTGCTCTTCACAAATTAAGTTACAAAGCAGGCCCATTAAAACCAACAGTAGATAAATTAGTTTCATTACTGGAAAGATTTGCACGTTAA